Sequence from the Nitrosopumilus maritimus SCM1 genome:
AAAAAAAGTTATTATTCTAAAAAGACAAAAAGATAGTATTGGAAATTCAAGAAATATCACCTGTTGTAATTTACGATAATGCATGTCATCTTTGTGCAAAGTTTGCAAGTACAGTTAACTTTTTTGCTAGAGGGAAGATTGCATTAGTTGGGCATTATTCTGAAACGGGAGAAAAACTTCGAAAACAATATCTTGATTCTAGTGCAACAGAAATGTTTTGGTTTATTGATGGAAAAAATGCATATGGTGGTCGTGCAGCATTGTTACCATTAATTGGAGAAATTCTTTTCTCAAAGAAAAGAGCACCAATTCAAACAATAGTTGAAGAGACATGTGATGCGGGATGTAAAGCACCTAATGCAGTCTTTGTAAGATCTGCTAGTCTTTTTACTCATAGCAAAAAGATCAAAATCAACTAGTTTTCTAATGGGACAATCCAAGACTTTGGAAGAAGTGTTCTTGGTTCTTTTGCCAAATCAACGTTTGGGTAAATTAATTTTTGATAATCTCGCCCATTTACAGAGGATGTTATATCCACTCGAATCTCAATGTCTTCATATCCTTGACTGCGATATTTTTCTGCAAGAAAATGGCTGTACTGTAAAATCATATCAGGTCTTGTAGACATTTTAGATTCTTGTCTTGCAGTTAGGTCCTCATCATGATCTACTGTCCAACTCCTTCCTGTACTAGGATCTGTTGCTGTAAATTCCATAAACAACGTATCTTTGTCTCTAAGCTTCATGTGCCATGCAAAATTGTGCCCTTCTTCAGTCCAGCTAACATTTCCAGGATATGCATAATGACGTAAGGGCAGGGTAATTTGTACAACAAGGAAAATCAGGATTAGGGATAAGACAATTTTTTGGTTTTTTGTCAATGTTGTGATTTTGGATTTTGGTTTTTTTGCTACTTTGAATCTCTTTAAGACTCTAGGCCAACTAGGAACAAAGAAGATCAAAGTTGCAAAAATCATAAACCACGGAAATATTCCAATTGAAAATAGTTGTGCGTTTAGAAGGTGAAATGAAACTAAAATTGCATATGCAAAAATTCTAGAACGGCGCCAGAGCAAAAACGGTACTGCAAGCAAATCAACAAACAAGGCACTATATGCAAAAAACATTACAAACCACTCTTCAGTAAAAAACTGACCTAAAAGAGGAAACGTATCAGCTTCACTTT
This genomic interval carries:
- a CDS encoding HTTM domain-containing protein, giving the protein MSIAKTTILQKLFEPSDIAILVYFRIIFGAVMLWEVFRYFEHDWISKYWIDPIFHFTYYGFDWVKPWPGDLMYVHFAAMGVLSVCIMVGFKYRICAILFFLAFSQIFFSEQSRYLNHFYLIWLVSFILIFIPANRSLSIDSWFNKKIRTDFISAYSLWLLRILVGIPYFFGGIAKLNPDWLAGYPLRFWLESEADTFPLLGQFFTEEWFVMFFAYSALFVDLLAVPFLLWRRSRIFAYAILVSFHLLNAQLFSIGIFPWFMIFATLIFFVPSWPRVLKRFKVAKKPKSKITTLTKNQKIVLSLILIFLVVQITLPLRHYAYPGNVSWTEEGHNFAWHMKLRDKDTLFMEFTATDPSTGRSWTVDHDEDLTARQESKMSTRPDMILQYSHFLAEKYRSQGYEDIEIRVDITSSVNGRDYQKLIYPNVDLAKEPRTLLPKSWIVPLEN